DNA from Longimicrobium sp.:
GTTCTTCCAGGTGGGGCTGGTGAACGAGTTCCTGCGCGAGAGCACCGACGAGAAGCTGGCCTCGCGCGGCGCCACCAGCGACCTGGTGAGCACCGTGCACCAGTACCGCGCCGAGGCGCGCTTCCTCCGCGCGCTCAGCTACTGGCACGGCATCGACCTGTTCGGCGACATCCCGCTGGTGGACGAGAGCTTCGCCATCGGCGCCACGCCGCCCCAGCAGAGCACGCGCGCGGCGATCTTCACCTACGTGGTCGGCGAGCTGAACGCCATCCGCCCGGAGCTGCCGGCGGCGCACCACGGCCAGTACGGACGCGTGGACCAGGGCGCGGTCGACATGCTGCTGGCCAAGCTGTACCTGAACGCCGCGGTGTACACCGGCACGGCACGCTACGCCGAGGCGCTGTCAGCGGTGCAGGGCGTGATCGCGTCGGGGGCCTACTCGCTGGACCCCAGCTACAAGCACCTGTTCCTGGCCGACAACCACACCTCGCCCGAGATCATCTTCGCCATTCCCTTCGACGGGCTGCACACGCAGACCTACGGCGGGATGACCTTCCTCACGCACGCGGCGGTGGGCGGGAACATGAACCCGGCCAGCTACGGGCTGGACGGCGGGTGGTGGGGGGTGCGGGTGCGCCCCGAGGTGTACAACCTGTACAGCGGCTCCGACAGGCGCGCCTACATGTTCTTCACCAACGGGCAGACCAACGACATCAACAGCATCGGCAACTTCACCGACGGGGTGGGCGCGCCGAAGTACCAGAACGTGACCTCCGGCGGGGCGCCGGGGTCGGCGGCGGGCTTCCCCGACACCGACTACCCCATGTTCCGCCTGGGCGACGCGTACCTGATGTACGCCGAGGCGGTGCTGCGCGGCGGCGGGGGCACGCGGGCGCAGGCGCTGGCGTACGTGAACGCGCTGCGCCAGCGGGCCTTCGGCGACGCCAGCCAGAACATCACCGACGCGCAGCTCACGCTGGACTTCCTGAAGGCCGAGCGCGCGCGCGAGCTGCTGTGGGAGGGCCACCGCCGCACCGACCTCATCCGCTTCGGGCAGTTCACCACGGCGGGGGTCTGGCAGTGGAAGGGGAACGTGAAGGCGGGGACCACCACGCAGGGCTTCCGCAACCTGTATCCGATTCCCTCGTCGGAGCTGGGCGCGAACCCCAACCTGCACCAGAATGCGG
Protein-coding regions in this window:
- a CDS encoding RagB/SusD family nutrient uptake outer membrane protein, which translates into the protein MKTRLRTTALAAALLLLGSAACTDITTNPVSNPTGANIFNDPSSYRAFLAKIYGGLSLTGQSGPAGSGDIEGIDEGFSSYLRQLWQLEELPTDEAIIAWGDPGLPELNTQLWGPGNAFVAAMYYRVFFQVGLVNEFLRESTDEKLASRGATSDLVSTVHQYRAEARFLRALSYWHGIDLFGDIPLVDESFAIGATPPQQSTRAAIFTYVVGELNAIRPELPAAHHGQYGRVDQGAVDMLLAKLYLNAAVYTGTARYAEALSAVQGVIASGAYSLDPSYKHLFLADNHTSPEIIFAIPFDGLHTQTYGGMTFLTHAAVGGNMNPASYGLDGGWWGVRVRPEVYNLYSGSDRRAYMFFTNGQTNDINSIGNFTDGVGAPKYQNVTSGGAPGSAAGFPDTDYPMFRLGDAYLMYAEAVLRGGGGTRAQALAYVNALRQRAFGDASQNITDAQLTLDFLKAERARELLWEGHRRTDLIRFGQFTTAGVWQWKGNVKAGTTTQGFRNLYPIPSSELGANPNLHQNAGY